Proteins encoded in a region of the candidate division WOR-3 bacterium genome:
- the truA gene encoding tRNA pseudouridine(38-40) synthase TruA, whose product MPEDFGSEAGRKIANRFNLLLELEFDGEGFFGWQKQPKRRTVQGELEKVLEIIFQKKIKTTGVSRLDRGVSAFSFFVNFQCPKALPLARLKKALNSLLPRDIYVKRIGIKGDDFSARRAAKSKVYEYHIFFGRSPLKRERVWELEYKIDEEKMREALSLFLGKRDFAPFVKKEGKGICELKEIEVKKRGKELIIKIEGDRFLYKMVRRIVGALVDYARGKITKEDIINALEGKPHRPFLTAPPQGLFLRKVKF is encoded by the coding sequence ATGCCAGAAGATTTTGGAAGCGAAGCAGGGCGAAAAATAGCCAATCGTTTTAATCTCCTTTTAGAATTAGAGTTTGATGGCGAAGGTTTCTTTGGCTGGCAGAAACAGCCAAAGAGAAGGACCGTCCAAGGAGAATTAGAAAAGGTCTTAGAAATAATCTTTCAAAAAAAGATTAAAACGACCGGTGTTAGCCGATTGGACCGGGGAGTTAGTGCTTTTTCTTTCTTCGTTAACTTCCAATGCCCGAAGGCTTTACCCCTGGCGAGATTAAAGAAGGCATTAAACTCCCTTTTGCCCCGGGATATCTATGTGAAAAGGATTGGAATAAAAGGAGATGATTTTTCTGCGCGCCGGGCAGCGAAGAGTAAAGTCTACGAATATCATATCTTCTTTGGTCGTTCCCCATTAAAAAGAGAGAGAGTCTGGGAGTTAGAATACAAAATTGACGAAGAAAAAATGAGAGAGGCTCTAAGTCTATTCTTAGGAAAAAGGGATTTTGCCCCTTTTGTTAAAAAAGAAGGAAAAGGGATTTGCGAATTGAAAGAGATAGAGGTAAAGAAAAGAGGAAAGGAGTTAATAATAAAAATTGAAGGGGACAGGTTTCTTTATAAGATGGTGCGGAGGATTGTTGGGGCATTAGTTGATTATGCCCGGGGAAAGATTACTAAAGAAGATATTATAAACGCCTTAGAAGGCAAACCCCACCGGCCATTTCTCACCGCCCCTCCTCAAGGATTATTTTTAAGAAAAGTTAAATTTTAA
- a CDS encoding FlgD immunoglobulin-like domain containing protein — MRRSIIITAILCLSTVAWAQIVWEDGFESYPVGQFPNPPWIPSGNGNSSDCYVDSTVRYAGVKSLKLYGVVGAFWGALAHRPLQTSAPYLIEFMVRNGSEQIPPQGHQGRGGLSVRTGPDWTYPGRDFLSFHKNDTIYGMRGPLQTYSTLTWYRVRVRYERPNPNSVRVTYWINDAMYGPFDDTAFSYENDLNYVDLTVGAGTAWFDEVKIFGESVQRQDIEACFTQQWGSNFAPINIFGKPVNQGQSVQARLWPIDPSGNPGYFRYFRDFFPDSTDFSWRTHPTGNRWELNKSFISRMYKGGLAGWWARDTIWVFVQFAGAEGYHPGCAGYVRVRGDSWRISSVIRACIVTRGGGFGWRVIGDTLFEWEGRDDVPAAACREANWRFLVELVRREEMGIKAPSERRRTEEKGSLHIKPNLINSDAVIEFTVPYPSHINLTISDISGKVVRNLSAGEKIPGRYGISWDGKDERGINLPAGTYFVTLTINGTLQTKKAVVIK, encoded by the coding sequence ATGCGTAGATCAATTATAATTACAGCGATACTTTGCCTTTCAACAGTAGCGTGGGCACAAATTGTATGGGAAGATGGATTCGAATCTTACCCCGTCGGTCAATTTCCAAACCCACCTTGGATACCAAGTGGAAACGGCAACTCATCCGATTGTTATGTAGACAGTACCGTCAGATATGCTGGTGTTAAGTCCCTGAAACTTTATGGAGTTGTGGGTGCATTTTGGGGTGCGCTTGCTCATCGCCCATTACAAACATCGGCTCCTTATTTAATTGAATTTATGGTCAGAAATGGTTCGGAGCAAATTCCTCCGCAAGGACACCAAGGCCGTGGAGGTTTGTCTGTGCGTACCGGACCGGATTGGACATACCCCGGTAGAGATTTTCTTAGTTTTCATAAAAACGACACCATATATGGAATGAGAGGACCTCTCCAAACCTATTCCACTTTGACATGGTATAGAGTAAGAGTCAGATATGAAAGACCTAATCCTAACTCTGTCCGCGTAACTTATTGGATAAATGACGCAATGTATGGACCATTTGATGACACAGCGTTTTCCTACGAAAATGACCTTAACTATGTCGACCTTACCGTAGGTGCTGGAACTGCTTGGTTTGACGAGGTTAAAATTTTTGGAGAATCAGTCCAAAGGCAGGATATAGAAGCTTGCTTTACTCAGCAATGGGGAAGTAACTTTGCTCCAATCAATATCTTCGGAAAACCAGTTAATCAGGGGCAGAGTGTTCAAGCCAGACTTTGGCCAATTGACCCATCAGGGAATCCAGGCTATTTCAGGTATTTTAGAGATTTCTTTCCGGATTCAACCGACTTCTCATGGCGCACCCATCCAACTGGTAATCGCTGGGAACTGAACAAGAGTTTCATCTCAAGGATGTATAAAGGAGGATTGGCCGGATGGTGGGCACGGGACACGATTTGGGTTTTCGTCCAATTCGCGGGCGCGGAAGGATATCATCCAGGTTGTGCGGGATATGTTAGAGTCCGAGGGGATAGCTGGAGAATTTCGTCAGTGATTAGAGCTTGTATAGTAACACGAGGAGGAGGGTTCGGTTGGAGAGTAATTGGTGACACGCTCTTCGAATGGGAAGGTAGAGACGATGTCCCAGCAGCTGCCTGTCGTGAGGCAAATTGGCGGTTTTTAGTGGAGTTGGTAAGGCGGGAAGAAATGGGAATCAAAGCACCCAGTGAGAGAAGGAGAACGGAAGAAAAGGGTTCTCTTCACATCAAACCAAATCTTATCAATTCCGATGCGGTTATAGAGTTTACTGTTCCTTATCCTTCTCACATCAACTTGACAATAAGCGATATTTCTGGGAAAGTAGTCAGAAACCTTTCAGCCGGAGAAAAGATACCAGGTAGATACGGGATAAGTTGGGATGGTAAAGATGAAAGGGGCATCAATTTACCAGCCGGGACTTACTTTGTTACCTTGACTATCAATGGGACACTTCAAACTAAAAAAGCGGTAGTTATAAAATAA
- a CDS encoding ATP-binding protein — protein MREIGLPLIIILIPFTFAYPKDLPFQLKEIWRVNYGLKPYDMNGDGTDEFLNKDGLRIRLMDNKLKIIWDRNYPPSGFESFLTGDFNKDGFDEIFATIRKESIDFITVYDGSNIQLTPPFSTITKEDKKRNYWWYRGARPCGLVDANEDGLLDIIVNLSTYWGKGWRGLAVFDLKTGKKLWEYLVGPMVGETFVEDLNGDGKPEIFFETSALSNGVYADNTDDFHTYVIVLNNRGKLLWQKEIGGYFSRTFLRVSDLDLDGNKEIVVALRTIRQVEESDSLMIFDGADGKVKKSIKMGSFMGLECADLNQDGKDEIVAGNRDGELRVFDQNLSVISSFRNPGGIELKSVFDTDGDEKPEIFIVTADRRLVVLNGRLKEIAEAEIPIPLNFDDYNTEVRVSPVKEGIKRRILLGYPKEEMPELTLLELVPAFVAPIPIIPTVLLIIFGITIITLAYLYVSKIIIHKIQFPTTNLLEKAKEGYIILNKKGKVLFANETAVRILEIENLVGAKLREKLIPEIAEIIEKDEGQITIKKPEGEIVLAFKRSESKQGFLIRIEDITKAESLKRIEGWAPVAQKLAHGIKNPLSTILGAVEQIEIKCEDEKIKKYLGYIKDEVTNLKKMADAFMRFTKIVPPVLVPKSINEVIKKVIGKYETGLAENITIKCELDGKLPLINFDEEGISNALNIIIENGIEAVIAKGKVNREEGVGILKIRTLPIEKLEKGIIKEYVRIEISDTGTGIPERYLEKVCEPYFTYNKPLGTGLGLTLAKKIIEDHKGYIEIHSKEGVGTEVNVYLPLG, from the coding sequence ATGAGGGAAATTGGTCTTCCGTTAATTATTATTCTAATTCCTTTTACATTCGCCTATCCAAAAGATCTACCTTTCCAATTGAAAGAAATTTGGAGGGTAAATTATGGATTAAAACCTTATGATATGAACGGCGACGGTACCGATGAGTTTCTAAACAAGGACGGTCTTCGTATCAGGCTGATGGATAATAAACTCAAAATCATTTGGGATAGAAATTATCCTCCTTCGGGTTTTGAAAGTTTTTTGACCGGAGATTTCAACAAAGACGGATTTGATGAAATATTCGCTACTATTCGCAAGGAGTCAATTGATTTTATCACCGTCTATGATGGATCAAATATTCAATTGACGCCACCTTTTTCTACAATTACTAAGGAAGATAAAAAAAGGAACTACTGGTGGTACAGAGGTGCTCGTCCCTGTGGGCTTGTTGATGCTAATGAAGACGGTTTATTAGATATAATAGTTAATTTGAGTACATATTGGGGAAAGGGTTGGAGAGGTCTAGCAGTTTTTGATTTAAAAACTGGTAAAAAACTATGGGAGTATTTAGTTGGTCCGATGGTAGGCGAAACATTTGTTGAAGATTTGAATGGTGACGGAAAACCGGAGATCTTTTTTGAAACGTCAGCCCTCTCTAACGGAGTATATGCCGACAATACTGATGATTTTCATACTTATGTAATTGTTTTAAATAATAGAGGCAAACTTCTATGGCAAAAAGAAATCGGCGGTTATTTTTCTCGTACCTTTTTGCGAGTTTCGGATTTGGATTTGGATGGGAATAAAGAAATCGTAGTCGCTTTAAGAACTATCCGACAGGTTGAAGAAAGTGACTCATTAATGATTTTTGACGGCGCTGATGGAAAAGTTAAGAAATCTATAAAAATGGGTAGTTTTATGGGATTGGAATGTGCTGATTTAAATCAAGATGGAAAAGATGAGATTGTTGCTGGCAATCGAGATGGTGAATTAAGAGTCTTTGACCAAAACCTTAGTGTAATTTCTTCTTTTCGTAACCCAGGCGGGATAGAATTAAAATCGGTCTTTGATACCGACGGCGATGAAAAACCGGAAATTTTTATTGTTACCGCAGATAGAAGGTTAGTAGTATTGAATGGGCGATTGAAAGAAATTGCTGAAGCAGAAATACCTATTCCTTTGAATTTTGACGATTACAACACTGAGGTAAGAGTGTCACCTGTAAAGGAAGGGATAAAGAGAAGAATCTTGTTAGGATACCCTAAAGAAGAAATGCCAGAATTAACACTCTTAGAATTGGTTCCAGCCTTCGTTGCACCTATTCCTATAATTCCTACCGTCCTTCTAATCATTTTTGGTATTACAATTATAACACTTGCTTATCTTTATGTCAGCAAGATAATCATTCATAAAATCCAATTTCCAACAACTAATTTGTTGGAAAAGGCAAAAGAGGGATATATCATTCTGAATAAAAAAGGAAAGGTTTTGTTTGCTAATGAGACCGCTGTGAGGATTTTGGAAATTGAGAATTTGGTGGGAGCAAAGTTAAGAGAAAAATTAATCCCAGAGATAGCGGAAATAATAGAGAAAGATGAGGGACAAATAACCATTAAAAAACCAGAAGGGGAAATAGTTTTGGCTTTCAAAAGAAGTGAAAGCAAACAAGGATTTCTAATAAGAATTGAAGATATAACCAAAGCGGAATCCTTAAAAAGAATTGAAGGTTGGGCGCCAGTAGCACAAAAATTAGCACACGGTATTAAGAATCCACTCTCAACTATTTTAGGAGCGGTTGAACAGATTGAAATTAAATGCGAAGACGAAAAGATTAAGAAATACCTCGGCTATATTAAAGATGAAGTTACAAACTTAAAGAAAATGGCTGATGCCTTTATGCGCTTTACGAAAATAGTACCACCAGTTTTAGTACCCAAAAGTATCAACGAGGTCATTAAAAAGGTAATAGGAAAATACGAGACAGGACTTGCGGAAAATATTACAATAAAATGCGAACTGGATGGAAAATTACCCCTCATTAATTTTGACGAGGAGGGAATCTCTAATGCCCTGAATATAATAATTGAAAATGGAATTGAGGCAGTGATAGCAAAGGGAAAAGTAAATAGAGAGGAAGGAGTTGGTATATTGAAGATAAGAACCTTACCAATTGAGAAATTAGAAAAAGGTATTATAAAAGAATATGTGAGGATAGAAATATCAGATACCGGCACCGGAATTCCGGAGCGATATTTGGAAAAGGTCTGTGAACCTTATTTCACCTATAACAAACCCTTAGGAACGGGTCTTGGTTTAACCTTGGCAAAAAAGATTATAGAAGACCATAAGGGTTATATTGAAATTCATAGCAAGGAAGGGGTCGGGACTGAAGTTAATGTCTACTTGCCTCTCGGCTAA
- a CDS encoding sigma-54 dependent transcriptional regulator, giving the protein MKGKILIIDDNERWREVLADILSSENYEVLEAGEGEEGIKMAKENEINLILLDLRLPDIPENDEFKVLKEIVGIKPSLPIVMISEFGTIEKAVLATKLGAYDFIEKPPNREKILLTVRNALEKEKMEREITLLKEEVFKRYRMIGVSKEMMNIFTLIEDVAPRKVSVLITGESGVGKELVARAIHNRSERKDKPFVKINCAAIPEGLIESELFGYEKGAFTDAKMQKKGKLELADGGTLFLDEIGDMSLSTQAKLLRVLEEGEFERLGSIDILKVDVRVIAATNKNLEKEMAGGKFREDLFYRLNVISIYIPPLRERKEDIPVLADYFLSVACEENGIPKKTLTSDAIEFLKSQTWKGNCRELKNLIERAAILIRTSEISFKDLIKVMETGYGPKASDVEKSLREARDEFERRYILELLSKYNGNLTKTAEVLKIHRAHLFRLMKRLGINHTSNQD; this is encoded by the coding sequence ATGAAAGGAAAAATTCTTATTATTGATGATAACGAAAGATGGCGAGAGGTACTGGCTGATATTCTTTCCTCGGAAAATTATGAAGTTTTAGAAGCCGGAGAAGGAGAAGAAGGGATAAAAATGGCAAAAGAGAATGAGATAAATCTTATTCTCCTTGACCTCCGTCTTCCTGACATACCGGAAAACGACGAATTTAAGGTCTTGAAGGAAATAGTAGGGATAAAGCCTTCTCTTCCGATTGTAATGATTTCCGAATTTGGAACGATTGAAAAGGCAGTTCTTGCTACAAAACTCGGTGCCTACGATTTTATTGAAAAGCCCCCGAACCGAGAAAAGATCTTATTGACAGTGAGAAATGCCTTGGAAAAAGAGAAGATGGAGCGGGAGATTACTCTGCTGAAAGAAGAGGTTTTTAAGAGATATCGGATGATTGGGGTATCAAAGGAGATGATGAATATTTTTACCCTCATTGAAGATGTGGCTCCAAGGAAGGTAAGTGTGCTCATTACTGGGGAGAGTGGTGTGGGTAAGGAATTGGTTGCCCGGGCGATTCATAACCGGAGTGAGCGAAAGGATAAGCCATTTGTCAAGATAAACTGTGCGGCAATCCCTGAAGGGTTAATTGAGAGTGAATTGTTTGGCTATGAGAAGGGGGCTTTTACTGATGCCAAGATGCAAAAGAAAGGGAAATTGGAGTTAGCAGATGGCGGAACCTTATTCTTAGACGAAATCGGGGATATGAGTCTATCCACCCAGGCAAAGTTATTAAGGGTCTTAGAAGAGGGAGAATTTGAGAGGCTCGGTTCAATTGACATCTTAAAGGTGGATGTGCGGGTGATTGCCGCTACCAATAAAAATTTGGAAAAGGAGATGGCGGGTGGGAAATTTCGGGAGGACCTATTTTATCGGCTGAATGTGATAAGTATCTATATCCCACCTTTAAGAGAGAGAAAGGAGGATATTCCCGTGTTAGCGGATTATTTCCTTAGTGTCGCCTGCGAAGAAAACGGTATCCCAAAGAAAACTCTCACTTCGGATGCGATTGAGTTCTTGAAGAGTCAAACTTGGAAAGGGAACTGTCGGGAGTTGAAAAACTTAATTGAGAGGGCGGCGATTCTTATTCGGACGAGTGAAATAAGTTTTAAGGATTTGATAAAGGTTATGGAAACAGGTTATGGACCAAAGGCTTCGGATGTTGAGAAGTCTTTGAGAGAGGCACGGGATGAATTTGAAAGAAGATATATCTTAGAATTACTCTCTAAGTATAATGGAAATTTGACCAAAACCGCAGAGGTATTAAAGATTCATCGGGCACATCTTTTCCGGCTGATGAAGCGATTGGGTATTAACCACACGTCCAATCAGGATTAA
- a CDS encoding glycosyltransferase, with product MIYSSKKGGHKYPASALAQYLGRYFPQFQPLVVNLFSFSRTLALFDSFGRFCDLYFPSLWRAGGKRLTRPNSVFSHLYRKTLKLTIGLSHSKSFLLRKNRPSLIISFQPELNICAPFFKRWFSCPFYSVVIDLLIHQLWVEKEVDRYYVPNEKAREELIRWDIPKEKIILSGLPLREGFKKIEGKALPELRSKWQIPEDKPCLLLMAGLLGKMVNFEEVIKSIGRSEESVSLMVVCGENRKKFLDYQKLAKTYPQLALIPFGRVEEIFELMAIADIIITKPSSGTISEACALGKKIILLSPTGGAYQDIRFAQFLEENGAAVWVKDMREVGEMVKKILRDKKLSLHLTENAKRLGERNLWANKIISESLLTDYQLGKF from the coding sequence TTGATTTATAGTTCAAAAAAAGGGGGGCATAAATATCCCGCTTCTGCCTTGGCTCAATACTTAGGAAGATATTTCCCCCAATTTCAACCCCTGGTGGTCAATCTCTTCTCTTTTTCCCGAACCCTCGCTCTCTTTGATTCTTTTGGACGATTTTGCGATTTGTATTTCCCTTCTCTCTGGCGCGCCGGTGGAAAAAGATTAACCAGACCCAACTCGGTCTTTTCTCATCTCTACCGGAAAACGTTAAAGTTGACGATTGGGCTTTCCCACAGCAAAAGTTTTCTCCTCCGGAAAAACCGACCATCACTCATCATCTCCTTCCAACCCGAATTAAACATCTGTGCCCCTTTCTTTAAGAGATGGTTTTCTTGTCCTTTTTATAGTGTGGTGATTGACCTTTTAATTCATCAACTCTGGGTGGAAAAGGAAGTGGACCGCTACTATGTTCCGAACGAAAAAGCGAGGGAAGAGTTAATAAGATGGGATATCCCTAAAGAAAAGATTATTCTCTCAGGTCTCCCGCTGCGGGAAGGTTTTAAAAAAATAGAGGGGAAAGCCCTCCCTGAATTGAGAAGCAAATGGCAAATTCCCGAAGATAAACCTTGCCTCCTTTTAATGGCTGGTCTTTTGGGTAAAATGGTAAACTTTGAAGAGGTAATTAAATCAATAGGGAGAAGCGAAGAGTCAGTATCCTTAATGGTGGTCTGTGGGGAAAATAGGAAAAAATTTTTAGACTACCAAAAATTGGCAAAAACTTATCCTCAACTTGCCCTTATCCCTTTCGGGCGGGTAGAGGAGATATTTGAGTTGATGGCGATTGCCGACATTATTATCACCAAGCCCAGTTCGGGAACAATTAGCGAAGCCTGCGCCTTAGGCAAAAAAATCATCTTACTCTCCCCGACTGGGGGTGCCTACCAGGATATAAGATTTGCTCAATTCTTAGAAGAGAACGGTGCCGCAGTTTGGGTGAAGGATATGAGAGAGGTGGGGGAGATGGTAAAAAAGATTTTAAGAGATAAAAAGCTCTCTCTCCACTTAACCGAAAATGCCAAGAGATTGGGGGAGAGAAATCTTTGGGCTAATAAAATTATTAGCGAATCTCTTCTCACCGATTACCAATTAGGGAAATTTTAA
- the dut gene encoding dUTP diphosphatase, translated as MERVKVKIKRLSDVPLPEYKTPGAVGLDIFAAEEKIIKAKSYGIVGTGIAIELPPGVEAQIRPRSGLAAKSGIGVLNSPGTIDPDYRGEIKVILFNIGEKDFLIKKGERIAQIIFSQVLPIEWQEVKRLSLTKRGKKGFGSTGK; from the coding sequence ATGGAAAGGGTGAAGGTTAAGATTAAAAGACTATCTGATGTTCCCCTCCCGGAATATAAAACCCCAGGCGCCGTTGGTTTAGATATCTTTGCCGCGGAAGAGAAGATAATTAAGGCAAAATCTTATGGTATTGTCGGTACGGGAATTGCCATTGAACTTCCTCCGGGAGTGGAAGCGCAAATCCGACCCCGGTCCGGTTTAGCGGCAAAATCCGGCATCGGAGTGCTTAATAGTCCGGGCACGATTGACCCCGACTACCGGGGGGAGATTAAGGTTATCCTTTTTAACATCGGTGAGAAGGATTTTCTAATTAAAAAGGGAGAAAGAATTGCCCAGATTATTTTCTCCCAGGTCCTCCCTATTGAATGGCAGGAAGTGAAGAGACTCTCTCTGACTAAAAGGGGGAAAAAGGGATTTGGCTCCACCGGGAAGTGA
- a CDS encoding lysophospholipid acyltransferase family protein, translating into MIKRFLMRLATIFGSFSPPWVVKALAFLFSTLAFLLLKNQRRRIEKNLLYITGKNSKSLSFRLFQNFGLCIAHFLQSPTLVNKILPYCRFDLTTLRRAEKKGKGVILLTAHFGNWELGGILLAKIGLPLSVIVEPIQEKLFATYNYYRSRFGLEVIPYNQPRKLLSAIKSRRIVVFLADRSLSKKGVLVPFFGKMRVFPKGPAYFSLKYGVPIIPGYVLLSTSPFFLSGRKEKKERYFYHLVTEGEITYHPTGNFEQDVEELTKLISQRIEGWIREHPTQWFVFEAEWQDGKGEG; encoded by the coding sequence ATGATTAAAAGATTTCTTATGCGCCTCGCTACCATTTTTGGGAGTTTTTCCCCACCTTGGGTAGTAAAGGCACTCGCCTTTCTCTTCTCCACCTTAGCCTTTCTCCTCTTAAAGAACCAACGGCGGAGAATTGAAAAAAATCTCTTATACATCACCGGGAAAAACTCTAAGAGTTTATCTTTCCGATTATTTCAAAACTTTGGACTCTGTATCGCCCATTTTCTTCAGAGCCCAACCTTAGTTAATAAAATTCTACCCTATTGCCGTTTTGACCTTACCACCTTGCGCCGAGCAGAAAAGAAAGGCAAAGGGGTAATCTTACTCACCGCCCATTTTGGCAATTGGGAGTTGGGTGGCATCCTTTTAGCTAAGATTGGCCTTCCCCTCTCGGTAATTGTCGAGCCGATCCAAGAAAAACTTTTTGCCACTTATAACTATTACCGCTCCCGCTTTGGTTTGGAGGTAATTCCCTATAATCAACCGAGAAAATTGCTCTCTGCCATAAAAAGTAGAAGGATAGTTGTCTTTTTAGCGGACCGGAGCCTTTCGAAAAAAGGGGTTTTAGTCCCTTTCTTCGGTAAGATGAGAGTCTTCCCAAAAGGTCCTGCCTATTTTAGCCTCAAATATGGGGTACCGATTATTCCGGGCTATGTTCTCCTTTCTACCTCCCCTTTCTTCCTATCGGGGAGGAAAGAGAAGAAAGAAAGGTATTTCTACCATCTTGTTACGGAAGGGGAAATTACCTATCATCCGACTGGAAATTTTGAACAGGACGTAGAGGAGTTAACGAAACTGATTAGCCAAAGGATAGAAGGTTGGATAAGAGAACATCCCACTCAGTGGTTCGTTTTTGAAGCGGAATGGCAGGATGGAAAGGGTGAAGGTTAA
- a CDS encoding C4-type zinc ribbon domain-containing protein codes for MADILSQLWQLQQLDSEIDTLNKKEEEIPKKIEGLLLSQKEAAKKLEEKKKEILNLKKSYKEKEIDLKECEEKLKQYSVQLYSAKSNEQYKAFLNEIENQKKLKGEIEDKLILILEGMEVAEKEEKVLERDLQELEKLTQAKIASLKKEEEEAKKRRAEKEEERASFISQLDATYLAIYERIRTKKGGVAVAEIIEERCSACFNPIPPQIILEIGRREKLYYCDYCGRILYLKGRDSV; via the coding sequence ATGGCTGACATCCTGTCCCAGTTATGGCAACTCCAACAACTGGATAGTGAAATTGACACCCTTAATAAAAAAGAAGAAGAAATTCCCAAAAAGATCGAAGGGTTACTCCTTTCCCAAAAAGAAGCGGCTAAGAAGTTAGAAGAAAAAAAGAAGGAAATTCTAAACTTAAAAAAGTCTTATAAGGAGAAGGAGATTGACCTAAAAGAATGTGAGGAGAAGTTAAAACAATATTCAGTACAACTCTATTCCGCTAAGAGTAATGAGCAGTATAAGGCATTTCTTAATGAGATTGAAAATCAGAAGAAATTAAAAGGAGAAATTGAAGATAAATTAATCCTTATCTTAGAAGGGATGGAGGTGGCGGAAAAAGAGGAGAAGGTTTTAGAGCGCGATTTACAAGAATTGGAAAAGTTGACCCAGGCAAAAATTGCCTCTTTAAAAAAGGAGGAAGAGGAGGCGAAGAAAAGACGTGCCGAGAAGGAAGAAGAGAGGGCCTCCTTTATTTCTCAATTGGATGCTACTTACCTCGCTATTTATGAAAGGATAAGGACGAAAAAAGGAGGAGTGGCGGTAGCAGAGATTATTGAGGAAAGATGTTCCGCCTGCTTCAATCCCATCCCTCCCCAAATTATCTTAGAAATCGGAAGAAGAGAAAAACTCTACTACTGCGATTACTGCGGACGGATCCTTTATCTCAAGGGGAGAGATTCGGTCTAA
- a CDS encoding WD40 repeat domain-containing protein translates to MIINKEKLIFVKVTELIGDSKRVNAVSFTPDGSYVVAGGEDGVIKVLESEKFNQIALLKAHPGGINTLSFSPNGKFLSSGGNDSGIKLWRTIDWKVEKTLKSEDKVTAVLFVDTSCLITGNGKGEVVVWNILSKERKTLTRHRGTVFLSSNQGIVATGGSDRLIKIWEPITFREITTLKGFKDFIGATSISPDGKLIAIGVRKSIEIWSLENFSKVKTLNHRGPVISAVKFSSKGNLLFTSDEPCFWGSGYIRVWSRDGWLLLGEKEFPDGVISFDFSPAKELLAVASGKKVIIFKLREE, encoded by the coding sequence TTGATAATAAATAAGGAGAAACTCATTTTCGTTAAAGTTACAGAATTAATAGGAGACTCTAAAAGGGTAAACGCTGTTTCCTTCACACCCGACGGCTCATATGTTGTAGCCGGAGGAGAGGATGGAGTGATAAAGGTTTTGGAAAGTGAGAAGTTTAATCAGATTGCTCTCCTCAAGGCACACCCAGGGGGAATTAATACTCTCTCCTTCTCCCCTAACGGAAAATTTCTCTCCTCCGGAGGAAATGATAGTGGAATTAAGTTATGGCGCACTATTGATTGGAAAGTTGAGAAGACTCTTAAATCAGAAGATAAAGTGACGGCGGTTCTCTTCGTAGATACTTCTTGTCTCATAACGGGAAATGGGAAGGGTGAAGTAGTAGTTTGGAATATACTATCAAAGGAAAGAAAAACCCTGACGAGACATAGAGGTACAGTTTTTCTCTCCTCCAATCAAGGGATTGTTGCTACAGGTGGTTCAGACCGGTTGATAAAAATTTGGGAACCTATCACATTTAGAGAAATTACCACTTTGAAAGGATTTAAAGATTTCATCGGTGCCACTTCAATTTCCCCTGATGGAAAACTCATAGCAATTGGGGTGAGAAAATCAATAGAGATATGGAGTTTAGAGAACTTCTCCAAGGTAAAAACCCTAAACCATCGCGGTCCCGTAATTAGTGCTGTAAAATTCTCCTCCAAAGGAAATCTTCTCTTTACTAGTGACGAACCTTGCTTTTGGGGAAGTGGGTATATTAGAGTCTGGAGCAGAGACGGTTGGCTCCTTCTCGGTGAAAAAGAATTTCCAGACGGAGTCATTTCCTTCGATTTTTCGCCGGCTAAAGAATTATTAGCAGTAGCGAGTGGGAAGAAAGTGATAATTTTTAAGTTAAGGGAGGAATAA